Part of the Lysobacter enzymogenes genome is shown below.
TGCTGCTGCCGCTGGCCGGCAGCCTCGGCCTGCTCGCCTTGCCCGACGCGATGATGGCGCTGGCCACCTTGCTGTGCCTGGACGCGGGCGCGCGCCTGCTGCGCCAGGTCGATGCGCGCAGCGCGGTCGAACTCGCCGCCGGCCTGAGCCTGGGCGCGCTGAGCCATTACCGCTTCATCGCCGTGATCGGCGTCGGCTTCGTCGTGCTGCTGCTGTTGCCCGAAGGCCGCCGCGCGCTGCGCGACGCGCGGGTGCTGACCGCCGCGGCGATCGGCGCTTCGGCGTGGGCGCCGCTGGTGGCGTGGAACCTCGACAACGCCGACGCCGGCCTGCGCTTCCAGTTGGTCGAGCGCCATCCGTGGGCGTTCCACGCCGACGGCCTGTGGTTCGTCGCGATCCAGGCCTTGCTGGTCACCCCGTTGCTGTTCGCGGCCTTGTGCCTGGCCGGCTGGCGCGGCGCGCGCGATCCCTCGCCGGTGACCCGCTATTTCGCCTTGCTCGGTTCGCTGGTGGTGCTGGGTTTCTTCGTTCTGGGGTTCTTCGCCGACACCGAGCGGGTCAGCTTCCATTGGCCGCTGCCGGGCTTCATGGCGCTGCTGCCGTTGTTGCCGATGGTGCTGGCGCGCTGGCCGGAATGGGCGCGCGGGCTGACCGCGGCGCTGGCCGGCGCCGCTTTGCTGGCGACGCTGGGCTATTACGTGGCGGTGTCGCGGCCGGAACTGCGCGCGCGCAGCGCCGGCGAAAAGTGGTACCCGGCCAACTTCGCCGGCTGGGACGAACTGGCGCGCGCGGTGCGCAAGAAACTCGATGCGATGCCGCCGGGCACGCGCCTGATCGCCGACAACTTCAAGGCCGGCGCCGAACTCGGCTTCGCCCTCGACGACCCGCGCATCGCTGTGCTCGATCATCCGATCAACCACAAGCACGGCCGCGCGCCGCAACTGCGGCTGTGGGGCCTGAGCCGCGACGGCCGCGCCGACTGGGGCGCGGGCCCGGCCTTGCTGGTGGTCGGCGCGACCGAGGTCGAATACAAGAATCTGCTGCAGCGCTATCACGACCTGTGCGCGATGGTCGGCCCGCTGCCGCCGCCGCAGATCCTCAACGTCGATCACGGCCGCCAGCGGTTCGCCCTGTTCGCGTTCGACGGCGCGCCGCGCGCGGGCGAGTGCACGACGCCGGCGATGGCCTGGATCGACCAGCCGGCGGCCGGCGCGCGGGTCGGCCCGGGCGCGTTCGCGGTGTCGGGCTGGGCGTTCAAGGACGGCGTCGGCCTGGCCAAGGTCGAGATCATGCTCGACGGGCGGGTGGTGGCGCAGACCCAGTACGGCTTGCCGCGCGACGGCGTGCGCGAATTCTGGCGCTTGCGCGACGGCCGTCATTCGACCGATCCGCAGCACCCGAACGTCGGCTTCAGCGCGACCGTGCTGCTCGACGCCGAAGCGCCCGGCCGCCACTGGCTGGGCCTGCGCCTGCACGGACGCGACGGCAGCGTCGAGGATTGGGCCGAGCAGCCGATCGATCTGCGCCGGCCTTGAGCGCGCCGCGCGCAGGGCGGCGCGGCCAAGGCGCGCTGTCAGGCCTCAGGGCAGCGCGTAGCCCGCGCGCCGCAGCAGCCGCGCCGTAGCGATCAGCGGCAGCCCGATCAGCGCGGTCGGGTCGCGCGATTCGACCGCTTCGAACAAGGCGATGCCGAGGCCTTCGGACTTGAAGCTGCCGGCGCAGTCGTACGGCTGCTCGGCGTCGACGTAGCGTTCGATCTCGGCCGCGCTCAACTCGCGAAAACGCACCGTGGTGACGTCGAGTTCGCTCAACGCGGCGTGTTCGTGGCGCAACACGCACAGGCCGGTGCAGAAGCGCACTTCGCGCCCGGACATCGCGCCGAGCTGGGCGATCGCGCCGTCGCGGCCGCCGGGCTTGCCGATCGGCAGGCCGTCGAATTCGGCGACCTGGTCGGAGCCGATCACCCACGCGTCCGGCCGCTGCGCGGCGACCGCGGCGGCCTTGGCTTCGGCCAGCCGCCAGGCCAGCTTGGACGGCGCCTCGCCGGGCTGCGGGGTCTCGTCGGTGTCGGGGCGGGCGACGTCGAAGGCCAGACCGAGGCGGCCGAGCAGTTCGCGGCGGTAGCGGGAGGTGGAGGCGAGGATCAGTGGGGTCATGGCGGCGGCGAGTGGGGGGCGTCAGGGCCAGATCCGCGCCTGCGGCGGGCAGAAGCCGGTGGCGAGATCGAGCAGTTCGAGCAGGCGGTCCTGCGTCGCTTCGTCCGCGCAGGCGGCGAGCAGATGTTGCAGGTGCTGGGTCATGGCGTC
Proteins encoded:
- a CDS encoding glycosyltransferase family 39 protein; the encoded protein is MRNVFWALWTLVLLLKLAVAAKLPLFVDEAFYWQEGRHPAAAYSDLPGLTAWLARLGVELGGNSTLALRAPFLTIAALVPWLLARVGAREFGARNGWIAGCYALLLPLAGSLGLLALPDAMMALATLLCLDAGARLLRQVDARSAVELAAGLSLGALSHYRFIAVIGVGFVVLLLLPEGRRALRDARVLTAAAIGASAWAPLVAWNLDNADAGLRFQLVERHPWAFHADGLWFVAIQALLVTPLLFAALCLAGWRGARDPSPVTRYFALLGSLVVLGFFVLGFFADTERVSFHWPLPGFMALLPLLPMVLARWPEWARGLTAALAGAALLATLGYYVAVSRPELRARSAGEKWYPANFAGWDELARAVRKKLDAMPPGTRLIADNFKAGAELGFALDDPRIAVLDHPINHKHGRAPQLRLWGLSRDGRADWGAGPALLVVGATEVEYKNLLQRYHDLCAMVGPLPPPQILNVDHGRQRFALFAFDGAPRAGECTTPAMAWIDQPAAGARVGPGAFAVSGWAFKDGVGLAKVEIMLDGRVVAQTQYGLPRDGVREFWRLRDGRHSTDPQHPNVGFSATVLLDAEAPGRHWLGLRLHGRDGSVEDWAEQPIDLRRP
- a CDS encoding Maf family protein; the protein is MTPLILASTSRYRRELLGRLGLAFDVARPDTDETPQPGEAPSKLAWRLAEAKAAAVAAQRPDAWVIGSDQVAEFDGLPIGKPGGRDGAIAQLGAMSGREVRFCTGLCVLRHEHAALSELDVTTVRFRELSAAEIERYVDAEQPYDCAGSFKSEGLGIALFEAVESRDPTALIGLPLIATARLLRRAGYALP